From one Maniola jurtina chromosome 5, ilManJurt1.1, whole genome shotgun sequence genomic stretch:
- the LOC123865638 gene encoding anoctamin-8-like isoform X3, which translates to MEGDNMGIGNHEKEEHESSSHSTPHEHKSFAEFAKDKLDSAGRELRRRLPMAGQLGAHLMHPRRLLLHSTPTQQTDVVLIFPKGLPDSMLLWLLQKLRGSRPRLRVCVRQHASSQCAAFYITADDDVLLQTAEEIHLPMLLKPEFGGGYKEFTVRDMHCFQRGSSAAELLNSQERGALVKHVLESARAEPGDEHALEPALTLRPGQSIVPACVSRGVVANMFPLHERTALENLRKKWVKTLFTPQPLDEISEYFGVKIAMYFAWLGHYTQSLTVPAVVGFVFWVWLGTANDYWKDIAYVLFSLFNVLWACVYLETWKRYSNVLAYRWGTLDQRDELLVEPRPLFQGEMGISEVTGRPEPQYAAWRRRVWRHCVSLPLMLLCLAVAGLATFALLRTQDWWEETIFYFSWIPRAFLAILIAVEEEVYARIARWLNDKENYRLETKYENHLILKIALFQFVNSFMSLFYIAFYLQDMDKLKEQLAVLLITRQIIGNVKESALPYLIENLRLAKICFDVFGAISPSKVPTAAQLTDGFEKKTSSSGDAPEMLINGGTDKDDRRNSDSLVGQKVIHQAELESQLFKYDGTFAEYLEMLTQLGHVVLFSAAFPLAALCALLNNACEVRADAFKLCHVAQRPFGERVSSIGSWQHAMEAMVAVAVLVNCALIGLSGPVHRLLPDATPAQTILVIVALEHVVLVIVLCLRIAIPEIPAWLATEMAKVEFQRREAIKNAHAPLLSEGTSSDDVRLSCLVTPRTGTPTTPKQNDKPVEKKRINIGKIPEIPPFRAKAASITEPAVTTGSLQLLQDVSPTKPIRRKEGTAGAPLSLLGVRGLRDEPLHRSAHCIPHPAQHKPLINPTLQELAGSVTAGGSEPDLNAVPASTPSMETSATSSEDDKPKDKSSRSRARAALVKRVRSVAVFSLGLRKAREAALAADKHSPHTPDRPHTTPSLPAPMLGGELSLIPIEQLIQVEDVKPRSVT; encoded by the exons CTGGCAGGGAGCTGCGAAGACGTCTTCCAATGGCAGGTCAGCTGGGAGCTCACCTGATGCACCCAAGACGATTGCTGCTACACTCCACGCCCACACAGCAGACAGATGTTGTCCTCATATTTCCAAAAG GCCTGCCAGACAGCATGCTGCTATGGCTGCTGCAGAAGCTGCGCGGGAGTCGGCCGCGGCTGCGCGTGTGCGTGCGTCAACACGCGTCCTCGCAGTGCGCAGCCTTCTACATCACTGCTGATGACGATGT TCTCTTACAAACTGCAGAAGAGATCCACCTACCGATGTTGCTGAAGCCAGAATTTGGTGGAGGGTACAAGGAATTTACCGTACGGGACATGCATTGCTTTCAAAGG GGCTCATCAGCAGCAGAACTACTCAATTCGCAGGAACGAGGTGCGCTGGTAAAGCACGTGCTCGAGTCAGCACGCGCCGAGCCCGGGGACGAGCACGCTCTGGAACCCGCGCTTACTCTGCGCCCCGGACAGAGTATTG TTCCGGCGTGCGTAAGTCGAGGTGTAGTGGCAAATATGTTCCCACTACACGAGCGGACAGCTTTGGAGAATTTACGAAAGAAATGGGTCAAGACGCTCTTCACACCACAGCCATTGG ATGAGATAAGTGAATATTTCGGTGTAAAAATAGCAATGTACTTCGCTTGGCTCGGGCACTACACACAGTCGCTAACGGTGCCGGCCGTTGTTGGATTTGTATTTTGG GTATGGCTGGGAACAGCAAACGATTACTGGAAGGACATAGCCTATGTGCTGTTTTCATTATTTAACGTTCTTTGGGCATGTGTTTATTTGGAGACGTGGAAAAG ATACTCAAATGTTTTGGCGTATAGATGGGGTACTTTAGATCAGAGGGATGAACTGTTGGTGGAGCCTCGACCGTTATTTCAG GGCGAAATGGGTATAAGCGAAGTGACGGGCCGGCCCGAGCCGCAATACGCGGCGTGGCGACGTCGCGTGTGGCGACACTGCGTGTCTTTGCCCCTTATGTTGCTGTGTCTAGCGGTCGCAGGGCTCGCAACCTTCGCCTTGCTACGGACACAG GACTGGTGGGAGGAAACGATATTCTATTTCAGTTGGATACCGCGCGCGTTTTTGGCGATATTGATCGCGGTTGAAGAGGAGGTGTATGCGCGGATCGCGAGGTGGCTTAACGACAAAG AAAACTATCGACTCGAGACAAAGTATGAAAACCATCTGATTCTCAAAATAGCATTG TTTCAATTCGTCAACTCATTTATGAGTTTGTTCTACATTGCGTTCTATCTACAGGATATGGATAAGTTAAAAGAG CAATTAGCCGTGTTGCTAATAACCAGACAGATTATTGGGAACGTCAAAGAATCTGCATTGCCATATCTAATTGAAAATTTGAGGCTGGCCAAAATTTGCTTCGACGTGTTTGGTGCGATCAGTCCTAGCAAAG TACCAACAGCAGCGCAGCTCACAGATGGGTTCGAAAAGAAGACATCTTCATCCGGAGATGCGCCGGAAATGCTCATAAACGGCGGGACGGACAAAGACGACCGACGAAACTCGGACTCCCTCGTCGGACAGAAGGTCATACACCAGGCCGAACTAGAGTCGCAGTTGTTTAAG TACGATGGAACGTTTGCGGAATACCTCGAGATGTTAACTCAACTGGGCCACGTGGTGTTATTCTCCGCCGCGTTTCCGCTCGCGGCGCTTTGCGCGTTGTTAAACAACGCGTGCGAAGTGCGTGCGGATGCTTTCAAACTATGTCACGTGGCGCAGAGGCCTTTTGGAGAGAGGGTCAGCAGTATTGGCAGTTGGCAG CATGCGATGGAGGCTATGGTGGCGGTGGCGGTGTTGGTGAACTGCGCTCTCATTGGGCTGTCGGGCCCCGTACATAGATTGTTGCCCGACGCGACGCCCGCGCAGACGATACTCGTCATTGTTGCGTTGGAG CATGTAGTGCTGGTTATAGTGCTGTGCTTGCGCATTGCTATACCGGAGATCCCGGCCTGGCTGGCCACGGAGATGGCCAAGGTAGAGTTCCAGAGACGGGAGGCCATCAAGAATGCGCACGCGCCGCTCTtg TCGGAAGGCACGAGTTCGGACGACGTGCGCTTGTCTTGCCTCGTGACGCCGCGCACGGGCACGCCCACCACGCCCAAGCAGAACGACAAGCCCGTGGAGAAGAAACGCATCAACATCGGCAAGATTCCCGAGATACCACCCTTCAG GGCCAAAGCGGCGTCTATAACGGAGCCGGCTGTCACTACGGGCTCTCTACAGTTACTACAGGATGTAAGCCCAACGAAACCTATACGACGCAAG GAGGGCACGGCCGGCGCGCCGCTGTCGTTGCTCGGCGTGCGCGGGCTGAGGGACGAGCCGCTGCACCGCTCCGCGCACTGCATCCCGCACCCCGCGCAGCACAAACCCCTCATTAACCCCACCCTGCAG GAGCTAGCAGGCAGCGTGACGGCGGGCGGGTCCGAGCCGGATCTGAATGCGGTGCCGGCGTCCACGCCTTCCATGGAGACCAGCGCCACCTCCAGCGAGGACGACAAGCCCAAGGACAAGAGCA GTCGTTCGCGCGCTCGGGCGGCCTTAGTAAAACGCGTTCGCTCAGTTGCGGTGTTCTCGCTGGGCCTGCGCAAGGCGCGCGAAGCGGCGCTGGCAGCGGACAAGCACTCGCCGCACACGCCCGACCGGCCGCACACCACACCC AGTCTCCCAGCGCCGATGCTGGGCGGCGAGCTGTCGCTAATACCAATCGAGCAGCTCATACAAGTGGAGGACGTCAAGCCGCGCTCCGTCACATAG
- the LOC123865638 gene encoding anoctamin-8-like isoform X1 has product MEGDNMGIGNHEKEEHESSSHSTPHEHKSFAEFAKDKLDSAGRELRRRLPMAGQLGAHLMHPRRLLLHSTPTQQTDVVLIFPKGLPDSMLLWLLQKLRGSRPRLRVCVRQHASSQCAAFYITADDDVLLQTAEEIHLPMLLKPEFGGGYKEFTVRDMHCFQRGSSAAELLNSQERGALVKHVLESARAEPGDEHALEPALTLRPGQSIVPACVSRGVVANMFPLHERTALENLRKKWVKTLFTPQPLDEISEYFGVKIAMYFAWLGHYTQSLTVPAVVGFVFWVWLGTANDYWKDIAYVLFSLFNVLWACVYLETWKRYSNVLAYRWGTLDQRDELLVEPRPLFQGEMGISEVTGRPEPQYAAWRRRVWRHCVSLPLMLLCLAVAGLATFALLRTQDWWEETIFYFSWIPRAFLAILIAVEEEVYARIARWLNDKENYRLETKYENHLILKIALFQFVNSFMSLFYIAFYLQDMDKLKEQLAVLLITRQIIGNVKESALPYLIENLRLAKICFDVFGAISPSKVPTAAQLTDGFEKKTSSSGDAPEMLINGGTDKDDRRNSDSLVGQKVIHQAELESQLFKYDGTFAEYLEMLTQLGHVVLFSAAFPLAALCALLNNACEVRADAFKLCHVAQRPFGERVSSIGSWQHAMEAMVAVAVLVNCALIGLSGPVHRLLPDATPAQTILVIVALEHVVLVIVLCLRIAIPEIPAWLATEMAKVEFQRREAIKNAHAPLLSEGTSSDDVRLSCLVTPRTGTPTTPKQNDKPVEKKRINIGKIPEIPPFRVFFRAKAASITEPAVTTGSLQLLQDVSPTKPIRRKVLEGTAGAPLSLLGVRGLRDEPLHRSAHCIPHPAQHKPLINPTLQELAGSVTAGGSEPDLNAVPASTPSMETSATSSEDDKPKDKSSRSRARAALVKRVRSVAVFSLGLRKAREAALAADKHSPHTPDRPHTTPSLPAPMLGGELSLIPIEQLIQVEDVKPRSVT; this is encoded by the exons CTGGCAGGGAGCTGCGAAGACGTCTTCCAATGGCAGGTCAGCTGGGAGCTCACCTGATGCACCCAAGACGATTGCTGCTACACTCCACGCCCACACAGCAGACAGATGTTGTCCTCATATTTCCAAAAG GCCTGCCAGACAGCATGCTGCTATGGCTGCTGCAGAAGCTGCGCGGGAGTCGGCCGCGGCTGCGCGTGTGCGTGCGTCAACACGCGTCCTCGCAGTGCGCAGCCTTCTACATCACTGCTGATGACGATGT TCTCTTACAAACTGCAGAAGAGATCCACCTACCGATGTTGCTGAAGCCAGAATTTGGTGGAGGGTACAAGGAATTTACCGTACGGGACATGCATTGCTTTCAAAGG GGCTCATCAGCAGCAGAACTACTCAATTCGCAGGAACGAGGTGCGCTGGTAAAGCACGTGCTCGAGTCAGCACGCGCCGAGCCCGGGGACGAGCACGCTCTGGAACCCGCGCTTACTCTGCGCCCCGGACAGAGTATTG TTCCGGCGTGCGTAAGTCGAGGTGTAGTGGCAAATATGTTCCCACTACACGAGCGGACAGCTTTGGAGAATTTACGAAAGAAATGGGTCAAGACGCTCTTCACACCACAGCCATTGG ATGAGATAAGTGAATATTTCGGTGTAAAAATAGCAATGTACTTCGCTTGGCTCGGGCACTACACACAGTCGCTAACGGTGCCGGCCGTTGTTGGATTTGTATTTTGG GTATGGCTGGGAACAGCAAACGATTACTGGAAGGACATAGCCTATGTGCTGTTTTCATTATTTAACGTTCTTTGGGCATGTGTTTATTTGGAGACGTGGAAAAG ATACTCAAATGTTTTGGCGTATAGATGGGGTACTTTAGATCAGAGGGATGAACTGTTGGTGGAGCCTCGACCGTTATTTCAG GGCGAAATGGGTATAAGCGAAGTGACGGGCCGGCCCGAGCCGCAATACGCGGCGTGGCGACGTCGCGTGTGGCGACACTGCGTGTCTTTGCCCCTTATGTTGCTGTGTCTAGCGGTCGCAGGGCTCGCAACCTTCGCCTTGCTACGGACACAG GACTGGTGGGAGGAAACGATATTCTATTTCAGTTGGATACCGCGCGCGTTTTTGGCGATATTGATCGCGGTTGAAGAGGAGGTGTATGCGCGGATCGCGAGGTGGCTTAACGACAAAG AAAACTATCGACTCGAGACAAAGTATGAAAACCATCTGATTCTCAAAATAGCATTG TTTCAATTCGTCAACTCATTTATGAGTTTGTTCTACATTGCGTTCTATCTACAGGATATGGATAAGTTAAAAGAG CAATTAGCCGTGTTGCTAATAACCAGACAGATTATTGGGAACGTCAAAGAATCTGCATTGCCATATCTAATTGAAAATTTGAGGCTGGCCAAAATTTGCTTCGACGTGTTTGGTGCGATCAGTCCTAGCAAAG TACCAACAGCAGCGCAGCTCACAGATGGGTTCGAAAAGAAGACATCTTCATCCGGAGATGCGCCGGAAATGCTCATAAACGGCGGGACGGACAAAGACGACCGACGAAACTCGGACTCCCTCGTCGGACAGAAGGTCATACACCAGGCCGAACTAGAGTCGCAGTTGTTTAAG TACGATGGAACGTTTGCGGAATACCTCGAGATGTTAACTCAACTGGGCCACGTGGTGTTATTCTCCGCCGCGTTTCCGCTCGCGGCGCTTTGCGCGTTGTTAAACAACGCGTGCGAAGTGCGTGCGGATGCTTTCAAACTATGTCACGTGGCGCAGAGGCCTTTTGGAGAGAGGGTCAGCAGTATTGGCAGTTGGCAG CATGCGATGGAGGCTATGGTGGCGGTGGCGGTGTTGGTGAACTGCGCTCTCATTGGGCTGTCGGGCCCCGTACATAGATTGTTGCCCGACGCGACGCCCGCGCAGACGATACTCGTCATTGTTGCGTTGGAG CATGTAGTGCTGGTTATAGTGCTGTGCTTGCGCATTGCTATACCGGAGATCCCGGCCTGGCTGGCCACGGAGATGGCCAAGGTAGAGTTCCAGAGACGGGAGGCCATCAAGAATGCGCACGCGCCGCTCTtg TCGGAAGGCACGAGTTCGGACGACGTGCGCTTGTCTTGCCTCGTGACGCCGCGCACGGGCACGCCCACCACGCCCAAGCAGAACGACAAGCCCGTGGAGAAGAAACGCATCAACATCGGCAAGATTCCCGAGATACCACCCTTCAG GGTTTTTTTCAG GGCCAAAGCGGCGTCTATAACGGAGCCGGCTGTCACTACGGGCTCTCTACAGTTACTACAGGATGTAAGCCCAACGAAACCTATACGACGCAAGGTACTC GAGGGCACGGCCGGCGCGCCGCTGTCGTTGCTCGGCGTGCGCGGGCTGAGGGACGAGCCGCTGCACCGCTCCGCGCACTGCATCCCGCACCCCGCGCAGCACAAACCCCTCATTAACCCCACCCTGCAG GAGCTAGCAGGCAGCGTGACGGCGGGCGGGTCCGAGCCGGATCTGAATGCGGTGCCGGCGTCCACGCCTTCCATGGAGACCAGCGCCACCTCCAGCGAGGACGACAAGCCCAAGGACAAGAGCA GTCGTTCGCGCGCTCGGGCGGCCTTAGTAAAACGCGTTCGCTCAGTTGCGGTGTTCTCGCTGGGCCTGCGCAAGGCGCGCGAAGCGGCGCTGGCAGCGGACAAGCACTCGCCGCACACGCCCGACCGGCCGCACACCACACCC AGTCTCCCAGCGCCGATGCTGGGCGGCGAGCTGTCGCTAATACCAATCGAGCAGCTCATACAAGTGGAGGACGTCAAGCCGCGCTCCGTCACATAG
- the LOC123865638 gene encoding anoctamin-8-like isoform X2, with translation MEGDNMGIGNHEKEEHESSSHSTPHEHKSFAEFAKDKLDSAGRELRRRLPMAGQLGAHLMHPRRLLLHSTPTQQTDVVLIFPKGLPDSMLLWLLQKLRGSRPRLRVCVRQHASSQCAAFYITADDDVLLQTAEEIHLPMLLKPEFGGGYKEFTVRDMHCFQRGSSAAELLNSQERGALVKHVLESARAEPGDEHALEPALTLRPGQSIVPACVSRGVVANMFPLHERTALENLRKKWVKTLFTPQPLDEISEYFGVKIAMYFAWLGHYTQSLTVPAVVGFVFWVWLGTANDYWKDIAYVLFSLFNVLWACVYLETWKRYSNVLAYRWGTLDQRDELLVEPRPLFQGEMGISEVTGRPEPQYAAWRRRVWRHCVSLPLMLLCLAVAGLATFALLRTQDWWEETIFYFSWIPRAFLAILIAVEEEVYARIARWLNDKENYRLETKYENHLILKIALFQFVNSFMSLFYIAFYLQDMDKLKEQLAVLLITRQIIGNVKESALPYLIENLRLAKICFDVFGAISPSKVPTAAQLTDGFEKKTSSSGDAPEMLINGGTDKDDRRNSDSLVGQKVIHQAELESQLFKYDGTFAEYLEMLTQLGHVVLFSAAFPLAALCALLNNACEVRADAFKLCHVAQRPFGERVSSIGSWQHAMEAMVAVAVLVNCALIGLSGPVHRLLPDATPAQTILVIVALEHVVLVIVLCLRIAIPEIPAWLATEMAKVEFQRREAIKNAHAPLLSEGTSSDDVRLSCLVTPRTGTPTTPKQNDKPVEKKRINIGKIPEIPPFRAKAASITEPAVTTGSLQLLQDVSPTKPIRRKVLEGTAGAPLSLLGVRGLRDEPLHRSAHCIPHPAQHKPLINPTLQELAGSVTAGGSEPDLNAVPASTPSMETSATSSEDDKPKDKSSRSRARAALVKRVRSVAVFSLGLRKAREAALAADKHSPHTPDRPHTTPSLPAPMLGGELSLIPIEQLIQVEDVKPRSVT, from the exons CTGGCAGGGAGCTGCGAAGACGTCTTCCAATGGCAGGTCAGCTGGGAGCTCACCTGATGCACCCAAGACGATTGCTGCTACACTCCACGCCCACACAGCAGACAGATGTTGTCCTCATATTTCCAAAAG GCCTGCCAGACAGCATGCTGCTATGGCTGCTGCAGAAGCTGCGCGGGAGTCGGCCGCGGCTGCGCGTGTGCGTGCGTCAACACGCGTCCTCGCAGTGCGCAGCCTTCTACATCACTGCTGATGACGATGT TCTCTTACAAACTGCAGAAGAGATCCACCTACCGATGTTGCTGAAGCCAGAATTTGGTGGAGGGTACAAGGAATTTACCGTACGGGACATGCATTGCTTTCAAAGG GGCTCATCAGCAGCAGAACTACTCAATTCGCAGGAACGAGGTGCGCTGGTAAAGCACGTGCTCGAGTCAGCACGCGCCGAGCCCGGGGACGAGCACGCTCTGGAACCCGCGCTTACTCTGCGCCCCGGACAGAGTATTG TTCCGGCGTGCGTAAGTCGAGGTGTAGTGGCAAATATGTTCCCACTACACGAGCGGACAGCTTTGGAGAATTTACGAAAGAAATGGGTCAAGACGCTCTTCACACCACAGCCATTGG ATGAGATAAGTGAATATTTCGGTGTAAAAATAGCAATGTACTTCGCTTGGCTCGGGCACTACACACAGTCGCTAACGGTGCCGGCCGTTGTTGGATTTGTATTTTGG GTATGGCTGGGAACAGCAAACGATTACTGGAAGGACATAGCCTATGTGCTGTTTTCATTATTTAACGTTCTTTGGGCATGTGTTTATTTGGAGACGTGGAAAAG ATACTCAAATGTTTTGGCGTATAGATGGGGTACTTTAGATCAGAGGGATGAACTGTTGGTGGAGCCTCGACCGTTATTTCAG GGCGAAATGGGTATAAGCGAAGTGACGGGCCGGCCCGAGCCGCAATACGCGGCGTGGCGACGTCGCGTGTGGCGACACTGCGTGTCTTTGCCCCTTATGTTGCTGTGTCTAGCGGTCGCAGGGCTCGCAACCTTCGCCTTGCTACGGACACAG GACTGGTGGGAGGAAACGATATTCTATTTCAGTTGGATACCGCGCGCGTTTTTGGCGATATTGATCGCGGTTGAAGAGGAGGTGTATGCGCGGATCGCGAGGTGGCTTAACGACAAAG AAAACTATCGACTCGAGACAAAGTATGAAAACCATCTGATTCTCAAAATAGCATTG TTTCAATTCGTCAACTCATTTATGAGTTTGTTCTACATTGCGTTCTATCTACAGGATATGGATAAGTTAAAAGAG CAATTAGCCGTGTTGCTAATAACCAGACAGATTATTGGGAACGTCAAAGAATCTGCATTGCCATATCTAATTGAAAATTTGAGGCTGGCCAAAATTTGCTTCGACGTGTTTGGTGCGATCAGTCCTAGCAAAG TACCAACAGCAGCGCAGCTCACAGATGGGTTCGAAAAGAAGACATCTTCATCCGGAGATGCGCCGGAAATGCTCATAAACGGCGGGACGGACAAAGACGACCGACGAAACTCGGACTCCCTCGTCGGACAGAAGGTCATACACCAGGCCGAACTAGAGTCGCAGTTGTTTAAG TACGATGGAACGTTTGCGGAATACCTCGAGATGTTAACTCAACTGGGCCACGTGGTGTTATTCTCCGCCGCGTTTCCGCTCGCGGCGCTTTGCGCGTTGTTAAACAACGCGTGCGAAGTGCGTGCGGATGCTTTCAAACTATGTCACGTGGCGCAGAGGCCTTTTGGAGAGAGGGTCAGCAGTATTGGCAGTTGGCAG CATGCGATGGAGGCTATGGTGGCGGTGGCGGTGTTGGTGAACTGCGCTCTCATTGGGCTGTCGGGCCCCGTACATAGATTGTTGCCCGACGCGACGCCCGCGCAGACGATACTCGTCATTGTTGCGTTGGAG CATGTAGTGCTGGTTATAGTGCTGTGCTTGCGCATTGCTATACCGGAGATCCCGGCCTGGCTGGCCACGGAGATGGCCAAGGTAGAGTTCCAGAGACGGGAGGCCATCAAGAATGCGCACGCGCCGCTCTtg TCGGAAGGCACGAGTTCGGACGACGTGCGCTTGTCTTGCCTCGTGACGCCGCGCACGGGCACGCCCACCACGCCCAAGCAGAACGACAAGCCCGTGGAGAAGAAACGCATCAACATCGGCAAGATTCCCGAGATACCACCCTTCAG GGCCAAAGCGGCGTCTATAACGGAGCCGGCTGTCACTACGGGCTCTCTACAGTTACTACAGGATGTAAGCCCAACGAAACCTATACGACGCAAGGTACTC GAGGGCACGGCCGGCGCGCCGCTGTCGTTGCTCGGCGTGCGCGGGCTGAGGGACGAGCCGCTGCACCGCTCCGCGCACTGCATCCCGCACCCCGCGCAGCACAAACCCCTCATTAACCCCACCCTGCAG GAGCTAGCAGGCAGCGTGACGGCGGGCGGGTCCGAGCCGGATCTGAATGCGGTGCCGGCGTCCACGCCTTCCATGGAGACCAGCGCCACCTCCAGCGAGGACGACAAGCCCAAGGACAAGAGCA GTCGTTCGCGCGCTCGGGCGGCCTTAGTAAAACGCGTTCGCTCAGTTGCGGTGTTCTCGCTGGGCCTGCGCAAGGCGCGCGAAGCGGCGCTGGCAGCGGACAAGCACTCGCCGCACACGCCCGACCGGCCGCACACCACACCC AGTCTCCCAGCGCCGATGCTGGGCGGCGAGCTGTCGCTAATACCAATCGAGCAGCTCATACAAGTGGAGGACGTCAAGCCGCGCTCCGTCACATAG